CATCATTAATCTGAATTATGTATGGATGACTCTCAGACTCTGCATGTTTAACATTCCTACGATGAACATGCTCTCTTTGCAACACACGAGACTATGAGTGATTAGGAAGACTTGTTTTTATCCATGGTTTAAGATCATTTAGCACTTGTGGCATGAGTGATTAggaatttaaaacttatatcaTATCACATGTTTGATTTATCACGAGAttacttaaaataaataaaaaacagtaAAGAACTAGGAAGGTAATGGGTTTAGGGTTCTAGGAACAGGAGTGCACTTAAGAGGTTTAGCCATGGTCAACACCATTGTTCCAGCAGCCTCATTCATGTTGACTTCCTCTCCTTCGATTTTCCAATCAAAGCATTGCACCATCACTCCAATCGCGGTTCCTACAGAGACATAAGCTAGATTTGTTCCAGGACAACCTCTCCTTCCACTGGCAAAAGGAATGTACTTTAGGAACTTATCTCTTTTCTCGTCCTCTTGCCCTGATCTTGAAAGACCTAAAAATCTCTCTGGCTTAAACTCCTCAGGATCTTCCCAAAAATCAGGATCTCTCATTATAGCATAGGAATTAACAATAATTATTGTCTTTTCTGGTATGTGAAACCCTTTAATTTCACACCTTTCTTGGAGTGTCCTTGGCACGAGAGGCCCAGGTGGATGCAATCTTAGCCCTTCTTTGATTATAGCTTGCAAGTAAGGAAGGTTTGGTAGGTCAGTTTCTTGAACCAACCTTGTTTTCCCTACAACAGAATCGATTTCTTCTCTTAGTCTCTCAAAAATCTTGGGATGGTTAATGATCTCTGCCATGATCCACTGTGTAGTGGTCGATGAGGTGTCAGTACCTGCAATGAAAAGATCCTATAAATAGTAACAAACATTTGTTAGCCAGTAAAACCAATGGTATTTGGCTTACAAAACAACCACCTAAAGAGAAGAACATTTACCACAAACAAAGACTTAATATGGTTTCTTGTGATCTTATACTCTGTGTCTTCGTCTCTATAAGCTTCCAACAACACATCCATCATGTCAGTACCTTGATGATGATGCTCCTCCAATTTCTCTTCGTGTTCCACAAGAATCTTCTCCAGCAGCTCGTCAAACTTGTGTGAAACACTCATAATCTCCTTTTTAAACAGTGAGATCCCAAGCTTCCTAAGCGGTTTTTCAAATACGGTGGCCAAGAAAATTTTCTTTGTCAAGGCCATCGACTCGGTCACCAAGCCTCTGACTCTCTCCGCCTCACCATTCTCCTCAGAACAACTCCTTCCCATGATCATCTTGCAGatggtgttgttgttgaactTCGCTGCTTCCTCACCGATCTCAACAGTTTCCTTCTTCACTGCCTTGTCAACCAGAACTTTGTAAAAGCGATCAAGCTCATCTTCACGGAACCTTCGTGAACGTTCTAGTGCCTGCGGTCCAAGAATCTTTGTAACCATCAGCTTCCTCATGAATTTCCAGTAATCGCCATAGGGAGCGCTGATGAAGCTATACGATCCCAGTAAGAGAGACTCTTCAATCGGAGGGGAACTCCGAAAGGAAACATTTACGTCTTGGTCCCTGAAGATATCGTAGGCCACTGAAGCCGAAGAGGCTAGGACTATGGGGATGTGAAAAAtgtggagatggagaagaggTCCATACTTGGAAGAGAGTCTCTGAAAAGACTTGTGGGTTAAAGAAGACATAAGAATGAGGTGAAGATGACCGATGATCGGAAGAGAAGGAGGGCTCGGAGGAAGACTACGACCATCTCGTGAGTTCTTTGGTTTtatgaaaaagagagagtaacAGAGAAGTGAGAAGAGacataagaagatgaagatgaagatggttTGAAGGTCAAGTGTGATTATTGCTGCCATTGTTGCTCAAAGTGCAGAGACAAATGAAGCAGACTAATCTTTTTTGTCAAGAATCAATGTATTATCATGCTCTGTTTTATTAGCAAATATGATATGCTTTCTCGTCGAAAGAACGTGAGAAAATTGCAAGTTGTagtcgtttttttattttattttaaatagaagtcttctcttttgattaataattattaaatccTAGTTAAAGAACTCGTTAAGCGTTTTCATCGCCCAACGTGACAACTAGAAGACTTCTATCAATATTGTCAGATTCTTCTAATATAGATTAAGCGCATGTGAAATACTTAGATATTAGGGTAATTATCGCTTTGAAcgtaaggaagaaaaaaaaagaaagaaaaaggaggaaAAGGTATTTGTAGAGCTGGAAACTCTTATTAAGCCTTTTCTTTTATGGATTTCAGTTtataattacttaattattcAGTGTCTCCTCTATATTAGTCAAAGATCTTcctatttatctatttttctccacatcttattttgctataggaACTTGTAAGAAGTGTTTTGATATGGATAAGTAGGATCTAGATTTACTATACGCTTCTGGAAGACGATGATGTTTTGAGATGTAAACGTAATATAGCAAAATGAAATGTACGTATTAAATGTTTTCTGGCGTATGTTTCTGAACTGTAGTATGGTTTTGAACGAAGTATGATGGTCTGACTCTGAGATATAAATATGATACACCACCTATGTTATACGAAGTGTTAAGCGTACACTATTTATTCAATGGAAATATACATATTGACCACTGGCCTCTTAAAAGATGGGTTTTACCCGTTTGTAGCAACCAGAACAGtcggacaaaaaaaaagatattctgTTTTACTCTGGGATTCGAACTAACAACTTTAAGATATAACTACTAGCTCTAATAACCAACATAGTTATCCACTTTGGTGTCATATGAGAATTGAACATCAGATCCACATGGAAACATAAGCATAAACCTTCGAAGTACTGCAGTCTCTTTCTTCATTGACCACCTTTAAACCATGGGTAGATAGAAAACcatttaattaagtaaaaaaagcTTTGAgctgttaaaaataaattaatacatgGTGCGTTAGGTGATAAAAATGAACCTGTATCTAAACAAATGATGTATAAAAATGGCCATCTGAAGCTTAGCGAACTCAGCTCCTACACATAGTCTAGAACCAGCGCCAAAGGGAATGTACGATTTGGAGAGGATTGAGCCCAAGTCTTCAATCTGAAAATTTAATGATTATAtgcttaaaattatataaatcaccTTCCAGCGCCATGGATCAAATGCTAGAGGGTCATCATACTTCTCCGGATTACAATGGACATTAGCATAGCCCATGAAGATCCAACCAGCTGGAATTGTATAATCACCAACTTGGAAATCATGATCAGTTATTCTAAGTACTGTAGGCTCTGTGCTTGTGATCCTAAGCGACTCATATATCACCTGAAATAAAACACAACATTTGTCTGacctactatatatatatatcaaggtTAATAGACATACAACTTACAACTAATTACCAATGAGtggatttatatatatgactatgaTACACACTCACCATTTGGGTGAACGTCATTGATTTGTAGTCTTCCCATGTTAAGCCAGCCTCCTTCTCGGACTTACCTTGGACAATTCTATCATGTTCTCTTTGCAACTCTTGCATGACATTAGGGTGATCGCTTATGAGTTTAACTGTAGCCGCAAGGATCCCTGGTGTTGTCTCATTAGCAATCAAAaagaaagtatatatgtattcaaTAGCATTCTCGACGCTCATTTTTTCAGCCCCGCCTTCCATTTCTCCGAAGATAATCTCGAAAAACTCTCTGAACTCCTCTCCTGATGCTCTCTTCTTTAATACTGTTTCCTTTATTAACTTCATCATCCGCTTTCTTGCCTGTGAAGAAACACATCATAGGAACAATTATATTCCCTCAAATTATATGCACAATCATAGGAACGTTCCAAGAGAGTTGAAACCACTCCCTTGGAAAAACACATACCTTCATCATTCGATAGACACCAGTTACAGGAATGTTCCAAGAGAATTGAAACCAATCCCTTGGAAAATATCTCCAACATAGTGCAAGTTATTTTGCTGCCTCTGGTTCCATTTCACCCATAACTTTCTTTGCAAGACACTCAATTAA
The sequence above is a segment of the Camelina sativa cultivar DH55 chromosome 10, Cs, whole genome shotgun sequence genome. Coding sequences within it:
- the LOC104718875 gene encoding cytochrome P450 705A5-like, producing MAAIITLDLQTIFIFIFLCLFSLLCYSLFFIKPKNSRDGRSLPPSPPSLPIIGHLHLILMSSLTHKSFQRLSSKYGPLLHLHIFHIPIVLASSASVAYDIFRDQDVNVSFRSSPPIEESLLLGSYSFISAPYGDYWKFMRKLMVTKILGPQALERSRRFREDELDRFYKVLVDKAVKKETVEIGEEAAKFNNNTICKMIMGRSCSEENGEAERVRGLVTESMALTKKIFLATVFEKPLRKLGISLFKKEIMSVSHKFDELLEKILVEHEEKLEEHHHQGTDMMDVLLEAYRDEDTEYKITRNHIKSLFVDLFIAGTDTSSTTTQWIMAEIINHPKIFERLREEIDSVVGKTRLVQETDLPNLPYLQAIIKEGLRLHPPGPLVPRTLQERCEIKGFHIPEKTIIIVNSYAIMRDPDFWEDPEEFKPERFLGLSRSGQEDEKRDKFLKYIPFASGRRGCPGTNLAYVSVGTAIGVMVQCFDWKIEGEEVNMNEAAGTMVLTMAKPLKCTPVPRTLNPLPS